In Micropterus dolomieu isolate WLL.071019.BEF.003 ecotype Adirondacks linkage group LG01, ASM2129224v1, whole genome shotgun sequence, the sequence tcgattactgtaacagtgtctttacagggctccctaaaaTATCCatcagacagcagcagctgctgctcgagtcctcactaagaccaaaaaggtggatcacatcactccagttctgagatatttacactggcttcctgtatgtcaaagaattttatttcctgctgttggtttataaagcactgaacaGTTTAGGACCATAATATATTTCTGATATTCTGCTtcattatgaaccatccagacctctcaggtcatctgggatcaggtctgctttctgtccccagtcaaaactaaacaaggagaagcagcattcagaTTGTATGCTCCGTATATATGgattcttttaaatcaagactgaaaactctttttaccactgcctttaattaaatcaaatgtaaggcTTTAGATTAATATCgtacactgcactgtgacttttcctgttttaccctgttttattttctatttcacagttttaaaatgtatattttaatgtgttttttttcccccctgagtggcttttatgttttatgtaaaacactttgaattgccttgttgtcgAAATGTGctataaataaacttgccttgccttgcctaatGACTGTTTGCAGAAGTGAAGGAGGATGTAGCGGCAGTGCCTCAAAACTTCTTATAGaggaggtggtgatggtggaTGGTTGGATGTACAATGTGCATGACTTTGACATTGCTGTTGACATCTCGTCTGCTAGCAACAGTCAACACAGTTTCTTTAATTATTTGTAATTTGGGGCTGAAGATATTACAGTTCAAGTCTGCGGCTGCAGGCCTCTTTATACCTGAGAGTGTCCAGTCTCCAGTATGActgcccagcagacagcagcttcactcctgagtcTCCTGGATAATTGTAGCTCAGGTCCAGTTGTCTCAGATGGGAGTGGTTGGAGCTTAGAGCTGAGGCCAAAGAAACACAGCCTTcctctgtgatcagacagcctgacagcctgcaaacacacaaaacaacatatgTCATAATCTTCTCGTCTTAAAAcgcattttttttctttggcgTTTGAGTCTGTTTAGAGACActtgtgtttcttctgtcttaTATTGTTACTTATACTCAACTGTCTTGTTGTTCTATCTTTTAGTTGAGTATTATAAATTGATTGGCCTGTTTGTTTTgatctgtttattttattttattatttattgtattactttgttcagcactttggtcaactctggtttcttttaaatgtgctttgattgacttgacttgagggtactgcagtactgcaatACAACTCATTACCATTGTTGGGGATCAACATAGGGACAGGTTTGGTTAGTAGCCTAATATCAAAAGATATtctaaaattattataaattattattacatctCTATTCACAGCAAGAATGGGTTCAAACTTTGGTCGTCCCGGgcatttctgtgtggagtttgcaaaCTCCCTGTATCTGAGTGGGtcctctccgggtgctccagcttcctcccacagtccaaagacatgcgtaTGTTAATTGGcgactctaaattgcccttaggtgtgaaggtgtgtgtgactAGTTGTTTGTCTCTGTTAGCCCTATGATGAACTTGCGACTTGTCCGGGGTGTATCCTGCCTCTCGTCCAATGtcggctgggattggctccaggccccccgcaaccctgcaATGATAAGTGGTtgaagatgatggatggattgaaTTATTAATATCAGAGCCCGACTGATATGGAATTTTTAAGTCCGATTTCGAGATTTTTAAAATCCGATAGGtgatatccatccatccatcgtcaaccgcttatcctgcgtacagggtcgcagggggctggagccaatcccagctgacatcgggcaaaaagcggggtacaccctggacaggtcgccagtccatcgcagggccacacatagacaaacaaccactccgATATGTAATTTATTGGCTGattattttttccccttattttaagaaacgcatgacataaacaaagattatccttAAAATGTTGTTATTTGAGACCTCAACAaaataccatgacataatgctgtataaaaacaaacttttttattgttataaatatccaacgaaggttaaagtcaagggcaactggacttggttgaagatactggaagatgttttgtcccttatccaaaggacttcttcagttctgactgactggcagggaaactcagctatttaacctcagtggggtcgttggcccgggtcatcgataccgctggttcgttagtgttccttgttgctgtgacaacagtcgttacggtcgttaagactgaggccaagactgaacgaccatcgttggtatcttcacctgaggccaataggttacgtttgttgagtttcctgggaagtgatgaaaggacagcattgtaagtggggtataagtggtggcgtagaccccctcccctgttcaatgacggcttctcgaccctggtgtagatggcttccttgacacctctttcaaaccatccatcttctctgtctaaaatgtgcacctggtggtcctcaaacgagtgtcctctgtccttcagatgtaagtagactgcagagtcttgacctgaggagttggcccttctgtgttgagccatgcgtttgtgtattggttgtttagtctccccaatatacaggtctgtgcattcctcactgcattggaccgcatacactagattgcttttcttgtgtttgggtgtgcggtctttggggtgtaccagcatctgtcttagtgtgttcttgggtttaaaaaacacagggatgttgtgtttgttgaaaatcctcctgagtttctctgatactccagacacgtatggaatcacaatgttgttgcgtttgaccttcttttactcccctgtagttttgttcttcttggatcttgtggctgtttttcacaaaggtccatttagggtatccacaggctgtaagtgcccccttcaggtggttctgttccttctctctggcttgggcgcttgttggtatgttttccactctgtggtgcagtgttctcatgacccctagcttgtgctccagtgggtggtgtgaatcgaagagtagatATTGGTCTCTGTGTgggggttttctgtaaacaccaatctgcaggcttatggagtactactactaatgaacattaaagtaaatagtGTATGCATTGTGGGGGCCaagaaaaactataaaaattacccatatactactactgctattacgAATATTACCATTAATCATatctaattttttttaatatatcgAATTTCATTgctataataatacatttattcatttagctgacgctttcatccaaagcgacttacaattgctatacatgtcagaggtcgcacgcctctggagcaactaggggtgaaATGACACATGACTATCTTATCTACAaggaggacctgcaactttgagatttcacaccAACGTTTCACATCCAAAAGAAGAGGTAACGTTAGAGAACTTTGTTAggcaggaagccgtgttagatacttgtacagctcacgtttattcacaagtccgctctggtttaatcatttctgacacgccGACTGGAGACAATCAGCTCGTACATCTATTTAGAATAAGTTAAACACTACAGTTTAATCGCTCcttcactgataaacacggcattggctttgtggctaatttagcagcgttagctgctgtacgttatgttatataatatttagaagtaatgaaccagggagaaatgagaggactgTTCACTAGAAGTGCCGTACTGCACAATCACGTCCGTCAGCGTAATGTTAAGCTTAATTTATACTCCTGTGTATGGAGCCGTAGTCTCCATCATTCTgtaattacacccccaaacgctagtcggtggtagcgctacagcatccactgtgttgattgttgccggccgagcaggctaacttccggtatagccctccgctaacgtgaatgggggtaaaactGTACAAGTGCGGCTggtatagccttttcaaatgttcaGCTACCCCAGACAAACCACATATTTACCATTGTGCACTTAGGTTTATCACCAGTGATGGTTATAGATGTCACTGTATTTTATATCAACTAGGGCTGTcccatagtcgaatcagaatttcATGTCTTGCCTAAAttgactgatagtcgaatcatttgtatgtttgtgtgcagcgattgccgacaactgcatgcacgtcgcggttcctctggggtctattccaagtactatttaaaaacaattttttaaattaatactgACTTGAGGATTTCCAGGGTACAatgtggactctccagtccagcagacagcagcctCACTCCTGAATCTtgcaggttgttgttactcaggtccagctctctcagagaagaggactgggagctgagaactgaggacagaACTTCACAGCTTTTCTCTGAGAGGTTACAGCTGCTCAGTCTGAAAAGACAATTACGAAAattacttgtgtttgtgtgataaTTGTTATTTTGATAAATCCAACTATCTCTGTACTTACAGAGCTTTGTTGGAGGCTTTGACCACTGGCATCAGCCTCAGAAGAGCCTCCTctgaagcagagtatttcttcaggtcaaacacgtccagatctttttctgatgacagtaagatgaagaccagagctgaccactgagcaggCGAGAGTTCATCTTTGGAGAGACTTCCTGATTTTATGGACTGTTGGATCTGCTTTACTAGAGAACtatcattcagttcattcagacagtggaacagattgaTGCTTTGCTCTGCAGAGATATTTTCCTCCAACTTCTTGTTGATGTACTGGACTGTTTCCTGATTGGTCTGTGAGCTACGTCCTGTCAGTGTCAGCAGGCCTCTTAAAAGAGTCTGATTGGTCTGCAGTGAAAGTCCCACGAGGAAGCGGAGGAACAAGTCCAAGTGTCCATTTGGACTCTGTAAGGCCTGGTCCACAGCAATCTGGTAGAATTGTGTTGTTTGTTCTTCTGACAGCAGATTGACACCATAGTTGATGAATGTCACatggacatgaagagcagccagaaactcctgaacggtCAGATGGACAAAGCAGAACACCTTGTCCTGGTacagccctctctcctctttaaagatctgtgtgaacactcctgagtatactgaggctgctctgatatcgatgccacactctgtcaggtcggattcatagaagatcaggttgcctttctgcagctgctcaaaagccaattttcccagagactcaatcatcttcctgctctctggacTCCAGTGTGGATCNNNNNNNNNNNNNNNNNNNNNNNNNNNNNNNNNNNNNNNNNNNNNNNNNNNNNNNNNNNNNNNNNNNNNNNNNNNNNNNNNNNNNNNNNNNNNNNNNNNNGCTGGTTTCCTGGatgctgtttcaatctgtctgacctcatgttcatcattgacctctgcagtccctccctctgtgatgtagagctctgtgtagatctggttcagaagggttgggtttcctgctttagcaatcccctcaaacacacactggaacttCTTCTTCAGCTTAGATTTAAGTTTATGCTGGAAACAAACTGGAGCAAATGTGTCTGAAcgaacacaaaacaaataagatCATAAATAATTTGACAGTTCTAAGAAATGCATATATAAACGTATTGCCCTCCATCCCTTGAGATATCAGTAAATGTCCCGTTTATTcagcatgtaaaatatttagagaaatcctcttactgctctgcagacgctcagccagctcctcctgcttcattctcctcaggaagtgcagtgtgatcttcagaaatgcctctctgctgctcctcctctgctctttctCCTCACCGTCCAACACCTTCTCATCCTCCATCTGACTCTCTAAGAATTCTGGGTAATCTGAACTCAGAACCTTTTGGAACTTCTTCAGTTCGTTCTTCACAAAAGTGACAATGTTCTCCTCCAGCAGTTAAGACTGTTTTCCCAATGCCAGCCACTccctttgtcatcactgttctgatcggttcatctcttccaggtgaggctttaaagatgtcttcttgtctgatggttgtttctggtctggctggtttcctggatgctgtttcaatctgtctgacctcatgttcatcattgacctctgcagtccctccctctgtgatgtagagctctgtgTAGATCTGGTTCAGAGGAGTCTGGTTTCCTGCTTTAGCaatcccctcaaacacacactggaacttcttcttcaggttgGATTTTAGTTTATGCTGGAAACAAACTGGAGCAAACGTGtctaaacaaacaaagaagatCATTACCTGAGTTACAAAGCAAATATGACAATTTCATTTTTCTAatgaatttatatatatatatatatatatcagtaaATGTCATCAGTAAATGTCCCGGTTATCCAGCAGGTTAAATCTTTAGAGAAATCCTCTTACTGCTCTGCAGACGCTcagccagctcctcctgcttcatTCTCCTCAGGAAGTGCTGTGTGATCTTCAGAAatgcctctctgctgctcctcctcagcTCTTCATCCTCACCCTCCaacacctcctcatcctccctctgACTCTCTAAGCATTCTGGGTAATCTAAACTCAGGACATTCTGGATCTTCTTTAGTTCATTCTTGACAAAAGTGACAATGTTCTCCTCCAGAAGCTGGAAGTCAAAATCATGGAACAAAACATCAGATCCATGTTGTTACAGACTGGCAATCAATTCAACCAAAAAGTGCAGCGTGGAGATTATTGTGAACAGAATAGATGGAAAAGTAGTTGTTGTACAGACCATAAATATGGAGTCCAGGTGTGTTTGATGCTGCTGGGCAGACTGACCACTGGGAACCTCTGAGCTCTGCTGGTGGACTCTGTGGAGGAATCATGAAGAATAAGCTCACATTATGTTTgtccacacagagacagacacaaaacaaaggtTCTTCCAGCTGAAGCGAAAACCAGACAATACTCGATAAAACCAAAGCTAATTTGCAATTTCACACCAAACTGAATGTCAAATGAAAGTTAGAAATGTACTGATCTGGGCTACATGTAAGTAAACAGGCACAGGTGTTGTTTATAGAAGTTGGTATGGCTTTTCCTTTTGTACTTAAAGAACATGCAtatattgtgttgttttccaCTTGTTTGACACACAAGACATTTTTGAGCTGAACATTGTCTCCTCCTCTTTGAGCTTAAGCAGCCTGTAGTTCCCCCATAACACCCGTTTTCTGCATAAACAGAACTCAGAACAGCCTGACGTGACGCACCGTGGTGCAGCCATCAGTGTTGCTCTTTTTGCTAACTACTGATGTGAACATTGTCAGCAATGTAATTACCTGAACAGTAAGAAAAAAGTTTTCCATTGGCCTTTTCATTATTTGTATCTTTACAAAATTAGTCTGCATGTTGATCTGTTGTTGTGCACAGTCGTGTTGTACAAAAGACTCTAAATGTTCTCTTTCATTGTGTAATATCTAGTATTTCAGttgagaaagtgagagagcaATCAGGTCGGGTAACTGGCGCAGGGTGGgatgatggcgcaatggatacgatgcctgcctttggtgtgagagacccaggttcaatcccccactgtgacccatccactattgtgtgagcaagacacttaacccttgttgcgacctctgacctgtaagtcgctttggataaaagcgtccgttaaatgaataaatgtagtaaaatcAGCCGATGACAGTGCTAAATGTGTGACGTCACCATTGCAGAACTACCGGTGAGACGACTGTATCGTGCATAATATAACGGCTTTAAGAGGTGTGCGTCGATGACAGAAGTAAGTGTAAATGAACTTTGAGTGTATTACGTTTTATAGCAGTTAAATACCGTTACAGAGTTAAATGATCGCGGGAAAGCCGAGTGGTAATTACTCAacgtaaccctagttctatgaGTGTGTATATTGTTTGGATTAAATTGACCTAAGAATCCTTTCGATTTGGTTAACAGACATACCTCATGTTGGACATGTTTACAGGAATGTCTGTGTTAAAGAGCTGTGTGGCTACTGTTAAATGGATCACTACATGCTGTTACTAAAGGTGTGGGATTTAATTTtagtttcactttcattttagttATATATTAGACAGTATATTCTCACATATTCCTGTTCAGATAATGATAAGAGTGTTGTAtggtgtacagtatatgtacaaAATAGTATTGCtctcattgttttaatttatttttttactacagaacacccacacccacacacctttATGTCCTGAATACAATAATGTTGAACCATCCTTCCATCTCGACTCTCATTTCCTCTAAGAAGTCAATGTCTGTCCTGATACTACAGAAGTACCTCCTGGACTTAAGTAGTGTTCTGGCCGACACTCCAGGTGGAGAGCAGTGATAACTACGACTGTTTACAACCCTGAACCCTAGCTGTTCTCACTTACAACTGTAGGAATTGAAGTGACTCTTATTATATCTTTAATCTGTTTGGCTCAATTCAAAcggtcactgatgtgttttccCAGTCTATTTTGGTTTATTCAAACTGTGGCATGAACCAACAACGGCTTTAAAAGGAAGGTCTTGGTCCATTTTCAGGAGCATTCTCATACATTAAATTTGTGGTTTAAAAGCTAAATGGATGTTCTGGAACTAAGGCTACAATATAACAAGATTATTACTACTCTTGGTTTGCTTGCAAAAAgtcagtgtaaacatgaaattAGAGAATGTTGGACTGAGAGAGAACATTGTACAATGTctgagataaaaagaaaatgaatattaGACCAGACCACAGCTGTACACTGCATACCTTTACTAAAAATGGGGCTAAAAAACACCAGACACCAGATTATACATTGTAGGTCCAAACCAGGTCTAAATAACAGAGAATGGAGGCCCAAAGCCTAACAGGTTAAGGAAGGAAAGTAAATCAACAGTGTTTGAGGAATGAGACCAACTGAGAGGCAGAAAGCCTAGGCCCACCCTATATGCAGAATACGTAATTGTGAGGGACCTAGAGAAAGTTCAATCAATGGCCCTGACCCAGAACAGAGGGCCCCCTCTTCTATGGATAGATCATAAAGCTATAGAAAAGGCAAAGTCACAAGTTAGTGTTATTACATTCTGTTGCCCACATGGTGCTTCTATGTTTTGTTTGGTATATGTTTATTCAGTGCTGGTACTTGTATCAGAGGAGTCAACACATGTGCTGGTGGTGTAATAGAACTGATATCCCGCAGTTAAAAGCAGTGTGCTTCAGTGGGTTGTTCAAGTGATGGACTACGGTTGTGCAGTGCAATACATTCCACTACAAGTAATctgtgtgtgaataaaaaagAGTGAATATTTAATCCACTGCATTACTTTTGATACTCTATTTCATTGGGTTAATGCAACTATAGATAGCTTCTGTTAGCCATTATAGATAAGAATTCGGAGTTAAGGTGCTTGCCATGTGATCCTTCCACtcattatattatatagtttCAAACACAACAGTTTATGGCCCTCTGCTCCCCTCATTAGTTCAAACTTGTTCATTAATATATTGCGTGTTACTAGTATTgttaagtgttttattgttaagCTACAATACAAAGAGGCAAGTATTGTTACCTGTACTGGTATTGAGGCTTTGCTAACTAGAATACCTGTAGGTAGGGATGGGGATTGAGATCCGGTTTTAAAGGACCCGGTCCAAAAAAttctcaaaacctgaaaatcaataaggtctcGAGTGTCATATCTGGTTTAAATTGATGGATAAGAAAACTAATGTTATTTATTGATGGCACTGAAAGCGGTATTAAACGGGCCTGGgactgtttatcatcaggctgcagcctctgctgctctctgttcctacatacacacacacacagcgaaaggctgacagctacgctcgttactgtcagtacgtgcaataaaacctttgcgagTAAAAACAGGTTCATTTAAACTGCTCTGTCTTCAATCTGTCGTCCTGTATGTtatatacaagcacagctaacattagcatggcaattagccaaatgttaaaaacaagctaaatagaaagctgccTGTCTGTAGCATAGACTGGTTGTAAGTCTAaaaatttggcacatttttgTGCTCGTCCTTtgaccaggtaacgttacctgcaggcagtgaataacagcagagaggaggaagaggaggaagaggagagactgATACAAACTGATGTTATGAGTTATATATAGTGACtttgttcttgtaaacattaatgttgctaaTATAGAAagaacatttagctgtatttaaaacattaaattctCATCCTataatgattttaaaaacagcCAAGCAGCTATGCACACttcagattatttattttgatttatcgCAAGTCACATGTCATCTCAATATGtaacaatgttatcgcacattgaatattttcctcataccgtgcaggcctacctcatgcctgtTGGGTCTGctcttaccaaataaccgttaccaaataatagtaaagcaccgatagtggtatcgataaagaattgGATCGTTAAACAGTCataataagggtatcaatatcaataaaaatgaacgatccccatccctacctGTAGGTTTTTCACAATAATACCATCCTGCTATTTCGTCAGTGTGAGGATTTAACAAAAGTCATAAATAACATGAAGTCTTATGTCAGTGTTAACAGTAGCTTAACACAATGTTAATATGTCTGAGAATCCCTTGTAATGTGTTTTTGGAATGCAGTACTAGTGTAAAGGTGGAGAGAAATGTAATTGTAGTCATTTGATTACTTCTTCTGTGTATGACCATTAAGTCTAAGAGACATATTGTGATATTCATTATTGTTTATATTCGGTTTGGTAATATTGTGCATATTACTGCTGGTGAAATTATTGCATACATATGTACATACATATcaggtaggccgacctgatgatattatatcatattacttaatgccatgacttgactcaaatgatctttttcatattattataatttgatatatcttctccaccattgctcataataataataataatcataaccTCTCTACCTAATTCATCATAACCTGGCCTGACCGTCAAGAAAGAATAGTGTATGTTCcttctatctaatattgtgttggtcatactatacactgatttactgcttgtccattttgaataatacaggaAGGTAAAGATCTTAAAAATTAAATcacatattaaatcgcaattgcactattgaaaaaaaaaaaatcgcaattagattattttccaaaatcgttcagccctaattctTCATGATCCGGTGTGTagtatttaggaggatctactgACACACAATGAAGTTATATTTTTtaagttatatttttattaccttaagggtgatttatactcctgcttCGGGTCTACGCCGTAGCCTACGGCATCAGCTATGCACGTAGCTACTGCAAAGGATACATGGTTTTGCGTAGTTTACACCATCGATtagacgcagaagtataaatcacactttagaatgagtcatttctatctacatacaccgcgggtcccGCATACAACGCTTGaaaattatatgaaaatgaCCTAAGAAATGGTgcctattttttttatatacttaaAAGTACCTTACTGTTCACAAGTTTGGAGTCAAATTCTTTGTTTTCAGAAGAAAAGCAGAGTTTTTGTCCattaaaataatatcaatatGACGGCTGATTTGTAATGGAATATCTACAGAGGCGTACAGAGCCCAATTTTAGCAACCATCACCAATGGATCCTTGGCAGCCAGTCTTAAAGAGAGAAGCACGCAAACATTGCATAGTCTTAATAAGTGGAAGAAGCAATAAAAGTTGCCTTTTTTAGATTAGTTGAGTATCTGGAGCATCAGCAGTATAGgctcaaaatggccagaaacAAAGAACTTTCTTCTGAAACTCATCAGTCTGTTCTTGCTCTGCGAAATGAACTTCATCTCAGCTATCAATTGTGATTTACGTTAAATGCTAACCATTACCTTTTTTCGGGCTCCGCTCTGTTGATTTAATGCTTAAGATTCATTCAGACCAAAAGAGAAGTGAGCGTTGGGGGTGGTGCATTAACATACAAAGTCAATCCAAAGATGCAGAGAGCCGTGACTTCCTGTCGGGCGATGCGAAGGGGGCAATGAGTAGGGGGCGCTGCCGGCGACACAAAGGCCTTCGCGTGAGTTGAAAATTTTCAGCAAGAAAGTCGCATGatcagtttgatctgtttattgcaattaaatcacagctaaatgtttactttcagttcatacagctgtagctATCGCGGATTGTGTTTATTTACgttatcgcgttgtgtgtgaacagttGTCCAGCAAAGAGAGATTTGGGAGGATTAAATTtacgtttggtctgaaagccgCATTAGACCGGGTGCTTTCTGTTTGGATGCTGAAGCATTGCCTTTGTGCTGTTATAGTAGGCTAGCTCTGTTTTACATTATACACACTGTACAGAGTTGTAGTTTCTTTTAACTTAAAATGAtgccatactttggacactttctgtcTTATATGATTTTTAGTAATCAGGTTATTCAAATGTctcaatgaattgtttcagctcaaATCCCTTATTTAAAGTCTTTggaaagtgaaacattttaggACAAAATTTAAAGAGAATGCTTCAAGCTAAAAATACTTGATTAGTgtaactcagactgctgaagcctcattgTATCCTCAGCTGAATCTTCATCATCATTCTAGGAGAACATGGACTTTGTAAGGACAACTGGTCAGACTGGATTTAATGAGGACAAACATCAGCAGGGAGCAACATGAGGAGGGAGACATGAACATTtagctctgattggccaacgcTGTTTAATACTGACTGATACTTACTGTCTGTCAGATTCACGTCCTCGCTTAAATTCATTAAGTCGACCCATTGACCGGTCACTCTTgaaggacacacagctgggctcaggtccaggtccaggtccaggtccaggtccaggtccagcagagtctggtccctgctgctgctctgggcttcaacacaacacacacagaggtttgagagtgaataatgatggtggagtgatttgagtcctggacagttagagatcctcatctcacctctgagctttggtctggctgtcatgttccccacacagagtgcttttagagggagggactccctcctctctgtcctcacactgacTCATGCTGCTCAACTCACATCCACTTTCACGCAGAGGCCTTCACGTGAGTTGAAAATTTTCAACTCGAGCAAGAAAGTCGCATGATGCTGAGTCGCAATAGCCTGTCAAGAGTTGAGATTGTCCGGACGTCAC encodes:
- the LOC123970650 gene encoding NLR family CARD domain-containing protein 3-like, with the translated sequence MICVSSPGESGCELSSMSQCEDREEGVPPSKSTLCGEHDSQTKAQSPEQQQGPDSAGPGPGPEPSCVSFKSDRSMGRLNEFKRGRVSDRHPEQQQGPDSAGPGPGPGPGPGPEPSCVSFKSDRSMGRLNEFKRGRESDRQVHQQSSEVPSGQSAQQHQTHLDSIFMLLEENIVTFVKNELKKIQNVLSLDYPECLESQREDEEVLEGEDEELRRSSREAFLKITQHFLRRMKQEELAERLQSNTFAPVCFQHKLKSNLKKKFQCVFEGIAKAGNQTPLNQIYTELYITEGGTAEVNDEHEVRQIETASRKPARPETTIRQEDIFKASPGRDEPIRTVMTKGVAGIGKTVLTAGGEHCHFCEERTEEVPKGSEFRLPRILREQLQKGNLIFYESDLTECGIDIRAASVYSGVFTQIFKEERGLYQDKVFCFVHLTVQEFLAALHVHVTFINYGVNLLSEEQTTQFYQIAVDQALQSPNGHLDLFLRFLVGLSLQTNQTLLRGLLTLTGRSSQTNQETVQYINKKLEENISAEQSINLFHCLNELNDSSLVKQIQQSIKSGSLSKDELSPAQWSALVFILLSSEKDLDVFDLKKYSASEEALLRLMPVVKASNKALLSSCNLSEKSCEVLSSVLSSQSSSLRELDLSNNNLQDSGVRLLSAGLESPHCTLEILKLSGCLITEEGCVSLASALSSNHSHLRQLDLSYNYPGDSGVKLLSAGQSYWRLDTLRVEPGGVRWLRPGLRKYSCELTLDTNTVHKGIKLSDNNIY